One window of Jannaschia sp. CCS1 genomic DNA carries:
- the secE gene encoding preprotein translocase subunit SecE, giving the protein MTNPFQFLQQTRAEVAKVVWPTRKEVITTTAMVFLLALVAAIFFFGVDWLIRNALELLLTSFG; this is encoded by the coding sequence ATGACCAATCCGTTCCAGTTTCTGCAGCAGACCCGCGCTGAAGTGGCGAAGGTTGTCTGGCCGACGCGCAAAGAGGTGATCACCACCACGGCGATGGTGTTCCTGCTGGCGCTTGTGGCCGCGATCTTCTTTTTCGGCGTTGACTGGCTGATCCGCAATGCGCTTGAGCTGTTGCTGACCTCTTTCGGATAA
- the tuf gene encoding elongation factor Tu: MAKEKFERSKPHVNIGTIGHVDHGKTTLTAAITKQFGDFQDYASIDSAPEERARGITISTAHVEYETENRHYAHVDCPGHADYVKNMITGAAQMDGAILVVNAADGPMPQTREHILLGRQVGIPYMVVYMNKVDQVDDEELLELVEMEIRELLSSYEYPGDDIPVIPGSALAALEGRDDAIGKDSIDKLMAAVDEYIPTPARAVDQPFLMPIEDVFSISGRGTVVTGRVERGVINVGDEISIVGIRDTTKTTCTGVEMFRKLLDRGEAGDNIGALLRGVDREGVERGQVLCKPGSVDPHTKFEAEAYILTKEEGGRHTPFFANYRPQFYFRTTDVTGTVNLPAGTEMVMPGDNLKFEVELIAPIAMEDGLRFAIREGGRTVGAGVVAKIIE, from the coding sequence ATGGCGAAGGAAAAGTTTGAGCGTTCTAAGCCGCATGTGAACATCGGTACGATTGGTCATGTTGACCATGGTAAGACGACGTTGACGGCGGCGATTACGAAGCAGTTTGGCGATTTTCAGGATTACGCGTCGATTGACTCGGCGCCTGAGGAGCGGGCGCGGGGGATCACGATCTCGACGGCGCACGTGGAATACGAGACGGAAAACCGTCACTATGCCCACGTCGACTGCCCTGGCCACGCGGATTATGTGAAGAACATGATCACCGGTGCGGCGCAGATGGACGGCGCGATCCTGGTGGTGAACGCGGCCGATGGCCCGATGCCCCAGACGCGCGAGCACATCCTGCTGGGTCGTCAGGTCGGCATTCCGTACATGGTTGTCTACATGAACAAGGTCGACCAGGTGGATGACGAGGAGCTGCTGGAGCTTGTCGAGATGGAAATTCGGGAATTGTTAAGCTCCTACGAGTATCCTGGCGACGATATCCCTGTGATCCCCGGTTCGGCCCTGGCCGCTCTGGAAGGTCGTGACGATGCGATCGGCAAAGACTCCATCGACAAGCTGATGGCGGCCGTGGACGAGTATATCCCGACGCCCGCGCGCGCCGTGGATCAGCCGTTCCTGATGCCGATCGAGGACGTGTTCTCGATCTCGGGTCGGGGTACGGTTGTGACCGGTCGTGTGGAGCGTGGCGTGATCAACGTGGGCGACGAGATCTCCATCGTCGGCATCCGCGACACCACGAAGACGACCTGCACGGGCGTTGAGATGTTCCGCAAGCTGCTGGATCGCGGCGAGGCGGGCGACAATATCGGCGCGCTGCTGCGTGGTGTGGACCGTGAAGGTGTTGAGCGCGGGCAAGTTCTCTGCAAGCCCGGCTCGGTTGACCCGCACACGAAGTTCGAGGCGGAGGCGTATATCCTGACGAAGGAAGAGGGTGGCCGTCACACGCCGTTCTTCGCCAACTACCGCCCGCAATTCTACTTCCGCACGACGGATGTGACCGGCACGGTGAACCTGCCTGCGGGCACGGAAATGGTGATGCCCGGCGACAACCTGAAGTTCGAGGTCGAGCTGATCGCGCCGATCGCAATGGAAGACGGCCTGCGCTTCGCCATCCGCGAAGGCGGCCGGACCGTTGGTGCCGGTGTGGTCGCAAAAATCATCGAGTGA
- a CDS encoding bleomycin resistance protein, which yields MDDTTDDDGFWAQLVPELSVRDLDQSLRFYRDVLGFSEKIRRPEDRFSYLELGQAQIMIEEVPENTAATWQTGPLEAPFGRGLNLQIEVEHARALHDRIVAAGYKVFAPLKVAWYRDGTLEHGQEQFLVQDPDGYLLRFMKHLGTRVASDP from the coding sequence ATGGACGACACTACAGATGACGATGGGTTCTGGGCCCAACTTGTGCCCGAACTTTCGGTGCGGGACCTGGATCAGAGTTTGCGGTTCTACCGCGACGTGCTGGGTTTTTCGGAAAAGATCCGACGGCCCGAAGATCGGTTTTCCTATCTGGAACTGGGGCAGGCGCAAATCATGATCGAGGAAGTGCCGGAAAACACTGCGGCGACGTGGCAAACCGGGCCGCTTGAAGCACCGTTCGGGCGCGGTCTGAACCTGCAAATCGAAGTGGAGCACGCGCGTGCCCTGCACGACAGGATTGTCGCCGCCGGATACAAGGTTTTTGCGCCGCTGAAGGTCGCCTGGTATCGCGACGGCACCCTTGAACATGGGCAGGAGCAATTCCTGGTCCAGGACCCCGACGGATATCTGCTTCGGTTTATGAAACATCTGGGAACGCGGGTCGCATCGGACCCCTGA
- a CDS encoding twin transmembrane helix small protein translates to MTDDPLLIAGLVACVAVLVILLLGINSFRKGGADGAKTSNKLMQWRLGAQFLAILLLLAFVYFRRQSGG, encoded by the coding sequence ATGACAGACGACCCCCTTCTTATCGCCGGACTTGTGGCCTGTGTCGCCGTTCTGGTGATCTTGCTTCTGGGCATCAACTCGTTCCGCAAAGGCGGCGCTGATGGTGCAAAGACGTCCAACAAACTGATGCAATGGCGCTTGGGCGCGCAATTTCTGGCCATCCTCTTGTTGCTGGCCTTCGTCTATTTCCGTCGACAATCCGGGGGCTGA
- a CDS encoding DUF6473 family protein, with product MSFEQRGRMPLDYQPSVLPGSALRFRGPLSADNGPSLVCIGSSETFGRFIDSPFATQLDQALDMPVLNLGVMNAGLDVMMNDPAIAAAVADADAVVMQITSAHNMTNRFYSVHPRRNDRFLSASAMLRTIYPQVDFTEFHFTRHLLSHLREASEDRFEILRTELESAWVARMRRYLNSLAVPVHLLWLSNRKPDMPEDADLARHPLFVTSKMLEEVREDAASLTIAACDGSDEADAVKGKFYGPKEEAAARLLPGPDLHAMATDGLLKHLRN from the coding sequence ATGAGTTTTGAGCAACGCGGGCGTATGCCCTTGGATTATCAACCATCGGTATTGCCCGGATCTGCTTTGCGGTTCCGGGGGCCTCTGAGCGCGGACAACGGACCATCGCTGGTCTGTATCGGATCGTCTGAGACATTTGGTCGTTTCATCGACTCGCCGTTTGCAACGCAGTTGGATCAGGCGCTGGATATGCCTGTGCTAAATCTGGGTGTCATGAACGCGGGTCTAGACGTCATGATGAACGATCCGGCCATCGCGGCGGCCGTGGCCGATGCAGACGCCGTGGTGATGCAGATCACAAGTGCCCACAATATGACGAACCGCTTTTATTCGGTTCATCCACGCCGCAATGATCGGTTCCTGTCCGCCAGTGCCATGCTCCGCACGATCTACCCGCAGGTTGACTTCACGGAGTTTCATTTCACCCGCCATTTGCTCAGCCATCTGCGCGAGGCCTCCGAGGACCGGTTCGAGATTCTGCGGACGGAGCTTGAATCGGCCTGGGTCGCGCGGATGCGGCGCTACCTCAACAGCCTGGCTGTGCCAGTGCATCTGTTGTGGCTGTCCAACCGTAAGCCCGACATGCCGGAAGATGCGGATCTGGCCCGGCATCCGCTGTTTGTCACGTCCAAGATGTTGGAAGAGGTTCGCGAGGATGCGGCGTCGCTGACGATCGCCGCCTGCGATGGATCAGACGAGGCGGATGCCGTGAAGGGCAAGTTCTACGGCCCGAAAGAGGAAGCCGCGGCCCGTTTGCTGCCGGGGCCGGACCTGCATGCAATGGCGACGGACGGTCTTTTGAAACACCTGCGGAACTGA
- a CDS encoding DNA topoisomerase IV subunit A, with product MSSDDDTQDDRPDPGPGSASISEPLSRAIGSRYLQYALSTIMHRALPDARDGLKPVHRRILYAMRELRLASNGGFRKSAKISGDVMGNYHPHGDAAIYDAMARLAQDFVIRYPLVDGQGNFGNIDGDNPAAARYTEARMTAVAEALLEGLSEDAVNFRDNYDGTLQEPEVLPAQVPNLLANGSSGIAVGMATNIPPHNLDELIAACLHLIKTPDARDETLLNYVQGPDFPTGGVIVEPRESMAETYRTGKGGFRVRATHEIEDLGRGQWQIVVTEIPYQVQKSKLIEKLAELIQLKKMPILADVRDESADDIRIVLEPRSKTVDPDVLMAALYRQSDLENRFSLNMNVLIDGRTPKVCSLKEVLRAFLDHRQDVLMRRSRHRMAQIDHRLEVLEGFLIAFLNLDRVIDIIRYDDSPKAALMREDWGQDFVRAMSEADYVSPKPGEGELTEVQVEAILNMRLRSLRRLEEMELQAERDRLMEERAGLEDLLAEESLQWGRIAEELREVRKKFGSRADGGARRTQFAEAGNIEEVSLEAMIEREPVTIVCSQMGWIRAMKGHVDLSQEMKFRDGDGPRFAIHAETTDKLLILGSQGRVYTLGANGLPGGRGLGEPLRLMVDLPNEVQIVDLFVHHPGAKRLMASSAGDGFLVAEEDILAQTRSGKQVLNVKDGVTASVCRAVAPEDDHVAVVGENRKLLVFPLTELPEMGRGKGVRLQKYKDGGLSDARTFRLEDGLVWLDPAGRTRTEVELGEWAAKRAGAGRMAPRGFPRDNQFN from the coding sequence ATGAGCAGTGATGATGACACACAAGATGACCGCCCCGATCCCGGGCCTGGGTCCGCATCCATTTCGGAGCCGTTGAGCCGTGCCATCGGCTCGCGGTATCTTCAGTATGCATTGTCCACGATCATGCACCGCGCTCTGCCTGACGCGCGCGACGGGTTGAAGCCGGTTCACCGCCGTATTCTTTATGCGATGCGAGAGCTGCGGCTCGCCTCCAACGGGGGCTTTCGGAAGTCCGCCAAGATTTCTGGCGATGTGATGGGCAATTACCACCCCCACGGCGATGCCGCGATTTACGATGCGATGGCGCGCCTGGCGCAGGATTTCGTCATTCGCTACCCGCTGGTCGATGGGCAAGGCAACTTCGGCAATATCGACGGCGATAACCCCGCCGCCGCTCGCTACACGGAAGCGCGCATGACCGCCGTGGCCGAGGCGCTGCTGGAGGGCCTGTCAGAGGACGCGGTCAATTTCCGCGACAATTACGACGGCACCCTGCAAGAGCCCGAAGTCCTGCCCGCACAGGTCCCAAACCTTCTGGCCAACGGCTCCAGCGGGATCGCTGTGGGCATGGCAACGAACATCCCGCCCCACAATCTGGACGAGTTGATCGCCGCCTGTCTGCACCTGATCAAAACCCCCGATGCCCGCGATGAGACGTTGCTGAACTACGTCCAGGGCCCAGATTTCCCGACCGGCGGCGTCATCGTCGAGCCGCGCGAGAGCATGGCCGAGACCTACCGCACCGGCAAAGGCGGCTTCCGCGTGCGGGCGACGCATGAGATCGAGGATCTGGGTCGCGGCCAATGGCAGATCGTTGTCACGGAAATCCCCTATCAGGTCCAGAAATCCAAGCTGATCGAGAAACTGGCCGAGCTGATCCAGCTGAAGAAGATGCCGATCCTCGCCGATGTGCGCGATGAGAGTGCCGATGATATTCGCATCGTGCTGGAACCGCGCTCCAAAACCGTGGACCCCGATGTGCTGATGGCCGCGCTCTACCGGCAGTCCGATCTTGAGAACCGTTTTTCATTGAACATGAACGTGCTGATCGATGGCCGCACGCCCAAAGTCTGCTCTCTTAAAGAGGTGCTGCGCGCGTTCCTCGACCACCGCCAGGACGTGCTGATGCGCCGGTCCCGTCATCGGATGGCGCAGATCGACCACCGTCTTGAAGTGTTGGAAGGGTTCCTGATTGCGTTCCTGAACCTCGACCGTGTGATCGATATCATCCGTTACGACGACAGCCCCAAAGCCGCGTTGATGCGCGAGGATTGGGGCCAGGATTTCGTCCGTGCGATGTCCGAGGCCGACTACGTGTCCCCCAAACCTGGCGAAGGGGAGCTGACGGAAGTTCAGGTCGAAGCGATCCTCAACATGCGCCTGCGCAGCTTGCGTCGTCTGGAAGAGATGGAGTTGCAGGCCGAGCGTGATCGGTTGATGGAAGAACGCGCGGGGCTGGAAGATTTGCTGGCCGAAGAAAGCCTCCAATGGGGCCGTATTGCCGAGGAACTGCGCGAGGTGCGCAAGAAGTTCGGCTCCCGCGCGGATGGCGGCGCGCGGCGCACGCAATTTGCCGAGGCGGGCAACATCGAAGAAGTCTCCCTTGAGGCGATGATCGAGCGCGAGCCTGTCACAATCGTCTGCTCTCAGATGGGCTGGATCCGCGCCATGAAGGGCCATGTGGACCTCAGCCAAGAGATGAAGTTCCGCGACGGCGACGGCCCGCGTTTTGCGATCCATGCAGAGACGACGGATAAGCTGCTGATCCTCGGCTCCCAGGGTCGCGTCTACACGCTCGGGGCCAATGGTCTGCCCGGCGGGCGGGGTTTGGGAGAGCCTTTGCGCCTGATGGTGGACCTGCCAAACGAGGTGCAGATCGTCGATCTGTTCGTGCACCATCCGGGCGCAAAGCGTCTGATGGCGTCCAGTGCGGGCGATGGGTTCCTCGTGGCAGAGGAAGATATCCTCGCCCAGACCCGCTCCGGCAAGCAGGTGCTGAACGTGAAGGACGGTGTCACGGCCAGCGTTTGCCGCGCCGTCGCCCCGGAGGATGACCACGTGGCCGTCGTCGGAGAGAACCGTAAACTGTTGGTCTTCCCCCTGACGGAACTGCCCGAGATGGGGCGTGGCAAGGGCGTGCGATTGCAAAAATACAAAGACGGTGGCCTTTCGGATGCGCGTACCTTCCGGCTGGAGGACGGTCTTGTGTGGCTGGATCCCGCGGGCCGGACCCGCACCGAGGTTGAGCTTGGGGAATGGGCGGCCAAGCGCGCAGGGGCAGGTCGCATGGCGCCCCGTGGGTTCCCCCGCGACAACCAATTTAACTAG
- a CDS encoding electron transfer flavoprotein subunit alpha/FixB family protein: protein MAVLLLAEVNAGELAMDATAKAVTAAAQLGDVTVLCAGASAKAAADEAATIAGVARVLCAEDEALGHRLAEATAALIVSLAGDYSHIVAPATTDAKNVMPRVAALLDVMVISDASGVVDADTFERPIYAGNAIQTVKSADATKVVTFRTSTFDAAPTGGSASVEMIDAAGNPGLSSWIEDKFAASDRPELTSAGIVVSGGRGVGSEEQFALIEGLADKLGAAVGASRAAVDSGYAPNDWQVGQTGKVVAPDLYVAVGISGAIQHLAGMKDSKVIVAINKDEEAPIFQVADYGLVADLFDAVPELTSKL from the coding sequence ATGGCTGTTCTTCTCCTTGCCGAAGTGAATGCCGGTGAACTGGCGATGGATGCGACCGCGAAGGCGGTGACCGCCGCCGCGCAGCTGGGGGATGTCACGGTGCTCTGCGCCGGTGCGTCCGCCAAAGCTGCCGCCGATGAGGCCGCAACGATTGCAGGTGTTGCACGCGTGCTTTGCGCCGAAGACGAGGCTCTGGGCCACCGTCTGGCGGAGGCCACCGCCGCGTTGATCGTAAGCCTTGCCGGAGACTATTCGCACATCGTGGCCCCGGCCACGACGGATGCGAAAAATGTCATGCCCCGCGTGGCGGCTCTGCTGGATGTGATGGTCATCTCCGACGCCTCTGGCGTGGTGGACGCCGACACGTTCGAGCGTCCGATCTATGCGGGCAATGCGATCCAAACTGTCAAATCTGCGGATGCCACCAAGGTCGTCACCTTCCGCACCTCCACCTTCGATGCGGCTCCCACGGGCGGTTCGGCGAGCGTGGAGATGATCGACGCCGCGGGCAACCCGGGCCTGTCATCCTGGATCGAAGACAAGTTTGCAGCCAGCGACCGGCCGGAACTGACCTCGGCGGGCATCGTTGTGTCTGGTGGCCGTGGCGTCGGCTCGGAAGAGCAATTCGCGCTGATCGAGGGGCTGGCGGACAAGCTGGGTGCCGCCGTCGGTGCATCCCGCGCTGCTGTCGACTCCGGCTACGCGCCCAACGACTGGCAGGTCGGTCAGACTGGCAAAGTCGTGGCCCCGGACCTTTACGTCGCTGTCGGAATTTCGGGAGCGATCCAGCACCTCGCCGGCATGAAGGATTCCAAGGTCATTGTCGCAATCAACAAAGACGAGGAGGCACCGATTTTCCAGGTCGCGGATTACGGCCTGGTGGCCGACCTCTTCGACGCCGTCCCGGAATTGACCAGCAAGCTCTGA
- a CDS encoding PAQR family membrane homeostasis protein TrhA, with the protein MAHLRSNRAYSRAEYLSDAVVHGLGIGGALIAGPVLITLAAVWVGDPTLIGALAIYTITLLAMWVCSALYNLVQSEDLTPRFRRFDQSAIYFKIAGTYTPFIALASGSMGFFAGIWTVALAGASVILFSKRSYIWLAIALYLGLGWAGTVAGGPLLSGITPLAMSLLIVGGLTYSFGIIFLMWSKLPFHNTIWHICVLAGTSVCYAAIIAELLHNAPHV; encoded by the coding sequence ATGGCACATCTTCGATCCAATCGAGCGTACAGTCGGGCCGAGTATCTCTCGGACGCGGTCGTGCACGGGCTTGGCATCGGGGGTGCGTTGATCGCCGGGCCCGTTTTGATCACCCTCGCAGCCGTCTGGGTCGGCGACCCGACCCTCATCGGCGCGCTGGCGATCTACACGATCACGCTGCTGGCGATGTGGGTGTGTTCCGCCCTCTACAACCTTGTCCAAAGCGAGGATCTCACCCCTCGCTTCCGGCGCTTTGACCAATCGGCGATCTATTTCAAGATAGCCGGCACCTACACGCCCTTTATCGCGCTGGCCTCGGGATCAATGGGGTTTTTCGCAGGCATCTGGACCGTTGCGCTGGCGGGGGCATCGGTCATCCTGTTTTCCAAACGCTCCTACATCTGGCTGGCGATTGCCCTCTATCTTGGCCTTGGATGGGCAGGCACGGTCGCTGGTGGGCCACTTTTGTCAGGTATCACGCCGCTGGCCATGTCCCTTTTGATCGTAGGGGGGCTGACCTACTCGTTTGGGATCATTTTCCTGATGTGGAGCAAGCTGCCCTTCCACAACACGATCTGGCATATCTGCGTACTGGCCGGGACATCCGTGTGCTACGCCGCAATCATTGCAGAATTGCTGCACAACGCCCCCCACGTGTAA
- a CDS encoding SDR family NAD(P)-dependent oxidoreductase produces MTRSILITGSSSGIGHVAAHTLHARGWRVFACVRRDEDLARLETEGLESGLLDVSDADSIEAGLADVLDRTGGTLDALFNNAGFGLPGLVEDLPTDALRATFETNVFGLHHLTRAVIPTMRRQGHGRIVQHSSGFGRHVMKWRGAYNASKHAVEGLTDTLRLEMRGTGIHISTLNTGPVTSKFRLNSIPQFERWIEWEASADPDRYKRELFRHLYEDTGPAPFQREPDAVVKRLIHAIEADAPRPRYHITPAVHFAEALRRTLPQRLLDAIAVRL; encoded by the coding sequence GTGACACGATCCATCCTGATCACCGGCAGCTCCTCCGGCATTGGCCACGTGGCCGCACACACCCTGCACGCCCGGGGCTGGCGCGTCTTTGCCTGCGTTCGTCGCGATGAAGATCTCGCGCGGCTGGAGACCGAGGGGCTGGAAAGCGGCCTTCTGGATGTCAGCGATGCCGACAGCATTGAGGCCGGGCTCGCCGACGTGCTGGACCGGACCGGCGGCACGCTTGACGCGCTCTTCAACAATGCGGGCTTCGGGCTGCCTGGTCTGGTGGAAGATCTGCCCACCGATGCCCTGCGCGCGACGTTTGAGACCAATGTCTTCGGCCTGCACCATCTGACCCGCGCGGTGATCCCCACGATGCGCCGACAGGGCCACGGACGAATTGTCCAGCATTCGTCGGGCTTTGGGCGCCATGTGATGAAATGGCGGGGCGCCTACAATGCCTCCAAACACGCGGTGGAGGGGCTGACGGATACATTGCGGCTGGAGATGCGCGGAACCGGCATCCATATCTCGACCCTCAATACCGGGCCCGTCACCTCAAAATTCCGCCTGAATTCCATTCCGCAGTTCGAGCGCTGGATCGAGTGGGAGGCATCCGCCGATCCGGATCGCTACAAGAGAGAGTTGTTCCGTCACCTCTACGAGGATACCGGCCCTGCTCCGTTCCAGCGCGAGCCCGATGCTGTCGTCAAACGCCTGATCCACGCGATTGAGGCCGACGCCCCGCGCCCACGCTATCACATCACACCCGCCGTCCACTTCGCCGAGGCTCTGCGCCGCACCTTGCCTCAGCGGCTGCTGGACGCGATTGCGGTCAGACTTTGA
- a CDS encoding SH3 domain-containing protein gives MIRLTVTLIVAIYVVLIVVPDADHGEHVTVTRNDGQNWLVAMITDAEAGAQRPPTDRTPSVRALRASLTDELIETADGFALETSDGERLDIAAVINPVDLLPDNARTDVSVASVSFAVVPELPAADAPDATLASAPVAAAAPIWRVAATAVNFREGPSTNTAILASLSRGEEVEFLSEAPDNWARLRVVSSGLEGYMAAQFLEPTN, from the coding sequence ATGATCCGCCTGACTGTCACGTTGATCGTGGCCATATACGTTGTCCTGATTGTCGTCCCCGATGCGGACCACGGCGAGCATGTTACTGTCACCCGGAATGACGGGCAGAACTGGCTGGTCGCCATGATCACGGATGCCGAAGCCGGTGCTCAGCGCCCGCCAACTGATCGCACCCCCTCCGTACGGGCGCTGCGCGCGTCGCTCACCGACGAATTGATCGAGACCGCCGATGGCTTTGCATTGGAAACATCCGATGGAGAGCGGTTGGACATCGCCGCCGTCATCAACCCTGTTGACCTGCTGCCTGACAATGCAAGAACAGACGTCTCTGTGGCCAGCGTCTCGTTCGCAGTCGTGCCTGAGCTGCCCGCGGCCGACGCGCCGGATGCGACCCTGGCCTCTGCGCCCGTCGCGGCTGCGGCGCCAATCTGGCGGGTGGCGGCCACGGCCGTCAATTTTCGCGAAGGCCCCTCCACCAATACCGCTATCCTGGCGTCGTTGTCGCGGGGGGAAGAAGTGGAGTTCCTATCGGAGGCGCCGGATAATTGGGCGCGCCTGCGTGTCGTCAGCAGCGGGCTGGAAGGTTATATGGCGGCCCAGTTTCTTGAACCTACCAACTGA
- a CDS encoding YdcF family protein: MTAILILGAAVWPDGPSPTLRRRTLHGAALFHGGRGDVVIPCGGLGRFPPTEAEAMAALLRDAGVPEDRIRLERTSTNTVENIRHALPLLAGERCVLIVSDAYHLPRARLIARREGLEVSVSAPPLTGARVWPQAKGWLREIPGLIAVLLRIR; the protein is encoded by the coding sequence GTGACAGCGATCCTGATCCTGGGTGCTGCAGTCTGGCCGGACGGCCCCTCCCCCACCCTCAGGCGGCGCACCCTGCACGGGGCTGCCCTGTTTCATGGGGGGCGCGGGGATGTGGTGATCCCCTGTGGCGGACTTGGGCGTTTCCCTCCCACGGAAGCTGAGGCCATGGCTGCACTGCTGCGCGATGCCGGCGTGCCGGAGGATCGTATCAGGCTGGAGCGGACCTCAACCAACACGGTGGAGAACATTCGCCACGCCCTGCCATTGCTGGCTGGGGAGCGTTGCGTCCTGATCGTCTCGGATGCCTACCACCTGCCCCGGGCCCGCCTCATCGCCCGGCGCGAGGGGCTGGAGGTTTCCGTGAGCGCACCGCCACTGACCGGGGCGCGTGTCTGGCCGCAGGCGAAAGGCTGGCTGCGCGAGATCCCCGGTCTGATCGCGGTCCTTTTGCGGATCAGGTAG
- a CDS encoding cob(I)yrinic acid a,c-diamide adenosyltransferase — protein sequence MVVLNKIYTRTGDAGETALGDGSRVAKFSQRVTAYGTVDELNATLGVARLHADGLMAERIAMIQNDLFDLGADLCTPNMEMDADREYPPLRMADAQVARLEAEIDEMNPNLEPLRSFILPGGSPLASHLHICRTVCRRAERLSVELGGVESVNPAGVKYLNRLSDWFFVAGRIANNNGKDDILWVPGANR from the coding sequence ATGGTTGTTCTGAACAAAATCTACACGCGCACGGGCGACGCCGGTGAAACGGCGTTGGGTGATGGCAGCCGCGTGGCCAAATTTTCACAGCGCGTGACTGCTTACGGCACAGTGGATGAGTTGAACGCAACCCTGGGGGTCGCACGTCTCCATGCCGATGGTCTGATGGCCGAGCGCATCGCGATGATCCAAAATGATCTGTTCGATCTGGGCGCGGATCTGTGTACGCCCAACATGGAGATGGACGCCGATCGCGAGTACCCGCCGCTCCGGATGGCCGACGCCCAGGTGGCGCGTCTGGAAGCCGAAATCGACGAGATGAACCCAAATCTGGAGCCGTTGAGATCTTTCATCCTCCCCGGCGGCTCGCCCCTGGCCAGCCATCTGCACATTTGCCGGACGGTCTGCCGGCGGGCAGAGCGGTTGTCGGTAGAATTGGGCGGCGTCGAGTCCGTCAATCCAGCAGGCGTCAAATATCTCAACCGCCTCTCCGACTGGTTTTTCGTCGCAGGCCGGATCGCCAACAACAACGGCAAAGACGACATCTTGTGGGTTCCCGGAGCGAACCGCTGA
- a CDS encoding electron transfer flavoprotein subunit beta/FixA family protein — MKVLVPVKRVIDYNVKVRVKADGSGVDLANVKMSMNPFDEIAVEEAIRLKEAGKAEEVIAVSIGVKQNQETLRTALAMGADRAILVIAAEDVHQDIEPLAVAKILKAVVDEEKPGLVLAGKQAIDNDMNATGQMLAALLGWSQGTFASEVDIDGDTAKITREVDGGLQTIEVKMPAIVTVDLRLNEPRYASLPNIMKAKKKPLDEKTAADYGVDVTPRLEIVTTSEPEARAAGVKVASVDELLTKLKDEAGVL; from the coding sequence ATGAAGGTCCTAGTGCCCGTAAAACGCGTGATCGACTATAACGTGAAGGTCCGCGTGAAGGCGGACGGGAGCGGCGTCGATCTTGCCAACGTGAAGATGTCGATGAACCCTTTCGATGAGATTGCTGTCGAAGAGGCAATCCGCCTGAAAGAGGCCGGCAAGGCCGAAGAGGTGATCGCTGTCTCCATCGGCGTGAAGCAGAACCAGGAAACCCTGCGCACGGCGCTTGCCATGGGGGCCGACCGCGCGATCCTGGTGATCGCCGCCGAGGACGTCCACCAGGATATCGAGCCGCTCGCGGTCGCCAAGATCCTCAAAGCCGTCGTCGATGAAGAGAAGCCCGGCCTTGTGCTGGCGGGCAAGCAGGCCATCGACAACGACATGAACGCGACCGGTCAGATGCTGGCCGCACTTTTGGGCTGGTCCCAGGGCACATTCGCATCTGAGGTCGATATCGACGGTGACACTGCGAAGATCACGCGCGAAGTGGACGGGGGTCTGCAGACCATCGAGGTGAAGATGCCCGCCATCGTCACCGTTGACCTGCGCCTGAATGAACCGCGCTACGCAAGCTTGCCCAACATCATGAAGGCCAAGAAGAAACCGTTGGACGAGAAAACCGCCGCCGATTACGGCGTCGACGTCACGCCGCGCCTGGAAATCGTGACAACGTCCGAGCCCGAAGCCCGTGCCGCTGGCGTCAAGGTGGCCTCGGTCGATGAACTTCTGACGAAACTCAAAGATGAAGCGGGGGTCCTTTGA